From Brassica oleracea var. oleracea cultivar TO1000 chromosome C3, BOL, whole genome shotgun sequence, a single genomic window includes:
- the LOC106336145 gene encoding BAG family molecular chaperone regulator 1-like translates to MMRNKPTNLPATNGGRVSGAGGGGRESGGHDWEMRPGGMLVQKRNPDSDPVGAKPPPMVRVRVKYGSVYHEISISPHASFGELKKMLSGPTGIHHQDQKLMYKDKERDSKAFLDVSGVKDKSKMVLIEDPISQEKRFLEMRKIAKTEKASKAISDISLEVDRLGGRVSAFEMVIKKGGKVAEKDLVTVIELLMNELIKLDGIVAEGDVKLQRKMQVKRVQNYVEALDVLKVKNSMANGQQKQSSRQRLATIQEHRQEQKPIQSLMDMPINYKQRKQEIEEEPGAGPNLMDSSTKWETFDHHTATTTPLSSANNHAIPPRFNWEFFD, encoded by the exons ATGATGAGAAACAAACCGACAAATCTCCCGGCGACGAACGGTGGCAGAGTCTCCGGCGCCGGCGGTGGCGGCAGGGAGTCAGGCGGTCATGATTGGGAGATGAGACCAGGAGGAATGTTGGTTCAGAAACGTAACCCGGATTCGGATCCTGTCGGAGCTAAACCGCCGCCGATGGTTAGAGTCAGAGTCAAGTACGGTTCGGTCTACCATGAGATCAGTATTAGTCCTCATGCTTCATTTG GGGAGCTAAAGAAGATGTTGAGTGGACCAACGGGTATACACCATCAAGACCAAAAGCTAATGTACAAAGACAAAGAAAGAGACTCAAAGGCCTTTCTCGACGTTTCGGGAGTGAAAGATAAATCCAAGATGGTGCTTATCGAAGACCCGATTAGCCAAGAGAAACGTTTCTTGGAGATGAGGAAGATCGCCAAAACCGAAAAGGCGTCTAAAGCGATTTCCGATATTAGCCTCGAAGTTGATAGGCTCGGAGGACGT GTTTCCGCGTTTGAGATGGTAATTAAAAAAGGAGGGAAAGTTGCGGAGAAGGATCTTGTAACGGTGATTGAGCTGTTGATGAATGAGTTGATCAAGCTGGATGGGATTGTAGCTGAAGGTGATGTGAAGTTACAAAGAAAGATGCAG GTGAAGAGAGTGCAGAACTATGTGGAAGCACTTGATGTTTTGAAGGTGAAGAACTCTATGGCTAATGGGCAGCAGAAACAGTCTAGTCGTCAGAGACTTGCAACGATTCAAGAACATAGGCAAGAACAGAAGCCGATACAATCGCTTATGGACATGCCTATAAACTACAAACAGAGGAAGCAAGAGATTGAAGAGGAGCCAGGAGCAGGACCAAATCTTATGGATTCTTCAACTAAATGGGAAACATTTGATCATCATACGGCGACGACAACTCCATTGAGCTCTGCAAATAATCATGCCATCCCACCCAGGTTCAATTGGGAATTCTTTGATTGA
- the LOC106331886 gene encoding dihydrodipicolinate reductase-like protein CRR1, chloroplastic: MAAVSCCFFKLSHSRHLKPSRPSFSCSASQPSQNNIKVIINGAAKEIGRAAVVAVTKARGMELAGAVDNHFLGEDIGLLCDMEEPLEIPVVSDLTMVLGSISQGKEVGVVIDFTDPSTVYENVKQATAFGMKSVVYVPRIKPETVSALSALCDKATMGCLVAPTLSIGSILLQQAVIMASFHYNNVEIVESRPNATDLPSPEATQIANNISNLGQIYNREDSSTDVQARGQVIGEDGVRVHSMVLPGLPSSTQVYFSSPGDVYTVKHDIVDVRSLMPGLLLAIRKVVRLKNLVYGLEKFL; this comes from the exons ATGGCAGCTGTGAGCTGCTGCTTCTTCAAGCTATCACATTCACGACATCTCAAACCCTCTAGGCCTTCTTTTTCCTGCTCCGCCTCTCAACCTTCCCAAAACAACATAAAG GTAATCATAAACGGAGCTGCAAAGGAGATAGGAAGAGCGGCTGTGGTTGCTGTGACTAAAGCCAGGGGAATGGAGTTGGCTGGTGCTGTCGACAACCATTTTCTTGGCGAAGATATTGGCTTG CTCTGTGACATGGAGGAGCCTCTAGAGATACCAGTAGTGAGTGATCTAACAATGGTCTTAGGCTCGATATCTCAG GGAAAAGAAGTGGGAGTTGTGATCGACTTTACAGACCCATCAACAGTGTATGAGAATGTAAAACAG GCAACGGCATTTGGGATGAAGAGTGTTGTGTATGTACCTCGGATTAAGCCAGAGACAGTATCAGCGTTATCTGCACTATGTGACAAGGCCACCATG GGGTGCCTTGTAGCACCAACACTATCCATAGGATCTATACTTCTCCAACAGGCTGTGATCATGGCTTCCTTCCACTACAACAACGTTGAAATCGTAGAGTCAAGGCCTAATGCAACG GATCTTCCTTCTCCAGAAGCTACCCAAATTGCGAACAACATCTCAAATCTTGGTCAGATATACAACAGAGAAGATAGTTCAACTGATGTTCAG GCAAGAGGTCAAGTAATCGGAGAAGATGGGGTTCGTGTTCACAGTATGGTTCTACCTGGACTACCATCTAGCACACAAGTCTACTTCTCAAGTCCAGGAGAT GTTTACACTGTTAAACACGACATAGTTGACGTAAGGTCCCTAATGCCTGGACTACTTCTCGCTATCAGAAAGGTGGTACGCCTCAAG AATCTGGTTTATGGCCTCGAGAAATTCTTGTAG
- the LOC106329285 gene encoding uncharacterized protein LOC106329285: protein MAQPSLPFKVGEIVEVRSFEVGYRGAWFRCKILNIYTKEGKLFYSLKYLDYDGEDIHHTQVYQQFEDGEEWLMVRPSYPPCYQEREVRKIEANQAPLVVVHGSWQVGDLVDWDRDGCFWCVTVLTVKRNEPFQIELFPPPLGEGETYKALRKDVRPTLDWSPEDGWTLPSTDGRKSQSVRLVKREKGVDHVAGKEKTERAKKQKTERHRQHRTERDAQQKTEGDMQQEKGNGEIRQNIDESDSIEAAVYDLEELIVRIEWIKNMLSPDVGGGSTWKYQDYRPSSK from the exons ATGGCTCAACCAAGCTTACCTTTCAAAGTTGGTGAAATTGTTGAAGTAAGATCTTTTGAAGTGGGATATCGTGGAGCTTGGTTTCGATGCAAG ATATTAAACATATACACGAAGGAGGGGAAATTGTTCTACAGCTTGAAGTATCTTGATTACGATGGGGAAG ATATACACCACACACAAGTCTATCAACAGTTTGAAGATGGGGAGGAGTGGCTGATGGTTCGACCATCATATCCACCATGTTATCAGGAGCGGGAAGTCCGTAAAATCGAGGCTAACCAAGCACCTCTTGTTGTCGTTCATGGCTCTTGGCAAGTAGGAGACTTGGTTGATTGGGATAGAGATGGATGTTTCTGGTGTGTAACGGTCTTGACAGTGAAGAGAAACGAACCATTCCAG ATTGAGTTGTTTCCACCACCACTCGGTGAAGGAGAAACCTATAAAGCTTTGCGTAAGGACGTGCGTCCAACATTGGATTGGTCACCTGAAGATGGCTGGACACTGCCTTCTACG GATGGACGAAAAAGTCAAAGTGTTAGGCTCGTGAAACGTGAGAAAGGAG TAGATCATGTAGCTGGAAAGGAGAAAACAGAGAGAGCCAAGAAGCAGAAGACAGAGAGACACAGGCAGCACAGGACTGAGAGAGACGCACAGCAGAAGACAGAGGGAGACATGCAGCAAGAGAAAGGCAACGGAGAGATTCGACAAAATATCGATGAGTCGGATTCAATTGAAGCTGCAGTTTATGACTTGGAAGAGCTTATCGTTCGAATTGAGTGGATAAAAAATATGCTAAGTCCAGATGTTGGAGGAGGTTCAACGTGGAAATATCAAGACTACCGCCCATCTTCTAAGTGA
- the LOC106332848 gene encoding uncharacterized protein LOC106332848, whose translation MERNALQIEFFPPPLGEGETYKALRKEVRPTLDWSLEDGWTLPNMDGRKSRSVKLLKSEKGDHVTPCADQTGKEQTERAKRQRTEREMQQKKGRGEIRLNIEESDSVEAAVYDLEELIVRIEWIKKMLSPDVGEGSTWKYQDYRPSSKGM comes from the exons ATGGAGAGAAATGCATTACAG ATTGAGTTTTTTCCACCACCACTCGGTGAAGGAGAAACGTATAAAGCTTTACGCAAGGAGGTGCGTCCAACATTGGATTGGTCACTTGAAGATGGCTGGACACTGCCAAATATG GATGGACGAAAAAGTCGAAGTGTTAAACTCTTGAAAAGTGAGAAAGGAG ATCATGTAACTCCATGTGCTGACCAAACTGGAAAAGAGCAAACAGAGAGAGCTAAGAGGCAGAGGACAGAGAGAGAAATGCAGCAAAAGAAAGGCAGAGGAGAGATTCGACTAAATATAGAAGAGTCAGATTCAGTTGAAGCTGCAGTTTATGACTTGGAAGAGCTTATCGTTAGAATTGAATGGATAAAAAAGATGCTAAGCCCAGATGTTGGAGAAGGTTCAACGTGGAAATATCAAGATTACCGCCCATCTTCCAAGGGAATGTGA